A single window of Streptomyces cathayae DNA harbors:
- a CDS encoding GAP family protein, whose protein sequence is MREAAGGEAIGQILSYGVAVALSAFPIIAVVLMPATPRARSNGPALLLGWALGLALVGTIVLLVSGGAGASDQGQPAGRASALDPALAVLLLWVAVKEWRGRPRGRISWPRSRRCSG, encoded by the coding sequence GTGAGGGAGGCGGCCGGGGGTGAGGCGATCGGTCAGATTCTGTCCTACGGCGTCGCCGTGGCGCTGAGCGCGTTCCCGATCATCGCTGTGGTGCTGATGCCCGCCACCCCCAGGGCACGCTCCAACGGGCCGGCGCTGCTCCTGGGCTGGGCCCTGGGCCTGGCCCTGGTCGGCACGATCGTGCTGCTGGTCTCCGGCGGCGCCGGCGCGAGCGACCAGGGGCAGCCGGCCGGCCGGGCCAGCGCGCTCGACCCGGCGCTCGCCGTGCTGCTGCTGTGGGTGGCGGTGAAGGAGTGGCGCGGCCGGCCGCGCGGCCGGATTTCATGGCCGCGGTCGCGGCGATGCTCGGGGTGA
- a CDS encoding DUF5302 domain-containing protein, with translation MTAEPAPTEGSEPAASETSPLAPDDDGNYDLKRKFREALARKRGAQADAADVAANPNASKVRAAHGPAASQRSFRRKSGG, from the coding sequence ATGACCGCAGAGCCCGCACCCACGGAAGGCTCGGAGCCGGCTGCCTCCGAGACGTCCCCTCTGGCGCCGGACGACGACGGCAACTACGACCTCAAGCGCAAGTTCCGTGAAGCCCTGGCACGCAAGCGCGGTGCGCAGGCGGACGCGGCCGACGTCGCCGCCAACCCGAATGCGTCGAAGGTGCGTGCGGCGCACGGCCCGGCTGCGAGCCAGCGGTCGTTCAGGCGTAAGAGCGGCGGCTGA
- a CDS encoding zinc-dependent alcohol dehydrogenase → MKAAVVREFGKPLVIEERPDPEPGPGQVRVRVEASGLCHTDIHAAHGDWPVKPTPPFVPGHEGVGLVEKLGEGVAHLAVGQRVAVPWLGSACGRCEHCLSGWETLCESQVNTGYGCDGSYAEKMLVRADFAQPVPEGVSAVDAAPLTCAGVTTYKALKVAGVRPAQLVAVSGVGGLGHLAVQYAKIAGATVAAIDVTDDKLELARELGADILIDARTQDVGAELKRHGGAHAALALAVNPAAFEAVNSGLRRGGKLVMVALPAHGTIQVPIFDTVLGGTSVIGSIVGTRQDLAEVFRLHAAGRTEVIRETRPLTAVNESIDEVLRGQVKARIVFDLGAEG, encoded by the coding sequence ATGAAGGCAGCGGTCGTACGGGAATTCGGCAAACCCCTGGTCATCGAGGAGCGACCCGACCCCGAGCCCGGCCCCGGGCAGGTCCGGGTCCGCGTCGAGGCGTCCGGGCTGTGCCACACCGACATCCACGCCGCGCACGGCGACTGGCCCGTCAAGCCCACCCCGCCGTTCGTGCCCGGCCACGAGGGCGTCGGCCTCGTCGAGAAACTCGGAGAAGGCGTCGCCCACCTCGCCGTCGGCCAACGGGTCGCCGTGCCGTGGCTCGGCAGTGCGTGCGGGCGGTGCGAGCACTGCCTGTCCGGCTGGGAAACGCTCTGCGAGAGCCAGGTCAACACCGGCTACGGCTGCGACGGCAGCTACGCCGAGAAGATGCTGGTCCGGGCCGACTTCGCCCAGCCCGTGCCCGAGGGCGTCAGCGCCGTCGACGCCGCCCCGCTGACCTGCGCGGGCGTCACCACGTACAAGGCTCTCAAGGTCGCCGGTGTCCGGCCCGCCCAGCTCGTCGCCGTCTCCGGTGTGGGCGGACTCGGCCACCTGGCGGTGCAGTACGCGAAGATCGCCGGCGCCACCGTCGCCGCCATCGACGTCACCGACGACAAGCTCGAACTCGCCCGGGAACTGGGCGCGGACATCCTCATCGACGCCCGCACCCAGGACGTCGGCGCGGAGCTGAAACGGCACGGAGGCGCCCATGCCGCCCTTGCCCTCGCCGTGAACCCCGCCGCCTTCGAAGCCGTCAACTCCGGCCTGCGGCGTGGCGGGAAACTCGTCATGGTCGCCCTGCCCGCCCACGGCACCATCCAGGTCCCCATCTTCGACACCGTGCTGGGCGGCACCTCGGTGATCGGCTCCATCGTCGGCACCCGCCAGGACCTCGCCGAGGTCTTCCGACTCCACGCGGCCGGCCGGACCGAGGTCATCCGGGAGACCCGCCCGCTCACCGCCGTCAACGAATCCATCGACGAGGTCCTGCGCGGTCAGGTCAAGGCCCGCATCGTCTTCGACCTCGGCGCGGAAGGCTGA
- a CDS encoding glycoside hydrolase family 3 protein, whose product MQDRSLSRRTVLASATVVVASATGVVGVTATPAVAHKRDNRLKQIISRMSIEAKIGQLFVPYFYGASATSPSRFDQERNLRELGVRTVAELIAKYHIGGVIYFHGWTNNIQDPRQIAELTNGVQRASLALPTPVPALISIDQEHGVNVRIGSGATQLPGAMALGAGRSLSDARTAGRISGTELAALGIHQNFAPVADVNVNPANPIINVRSFGADAREVGRMVAAQVTGYQQAGVAACAKHFPGHGDTGQDSHTDLPAITHTREEWERIDAPPFRAAIAAGVDSIMTAHLQVPALDPSNEPATLSPTILQGVLRDELGFDGVIVTDALNMHGVRTKYGDDRVPVLALKAGADQLLFPPDISVAYNGVLAAVRSGEITEDRLDESVLRILRVKDKVGLLGGSPYVSPKEVDRVVGARGHRLAAARIAERTTTLLVNEGKALPLRSRQRKLLVVGASPAFPTDDTRTTVPELARAFDELGYRTTHLATGRAPDAAKVDEAVAAARGRDAVVVTTDNVDATSAQRTLVSRLLATGVPVVHLAVRNPYDIAHLGGVPASLVSYCWTEVELRAAARVIAGRVEPRGRLPVPVQRADDPAEVLFRSGHGLSYAD is encoded by the coding sequence ATGCAGGACCGGAGTCTGTCCAGACGAACCGTTCTCGCCTCCGCGACCGTGGTCGTCGCGAGCGCGACGGGCGTGGTGGGCGTGACGGCCACCCCCGCGGTCGCGCACAAACGCGACAACCGCCTCAAGCAGATCATCTCCAGGATGAGCATCGAGGCGAAGATCGGCCAGCTGTTCGTGCCGTACTTCTACGGTGCGTCGGCGACTTCTCCCAGCCGGTTCGACCAGGAACGCAACCTCAGGGAACTCGGCGTCCGCACGGTGGCCGAGCTCATCGCCAAGTACCACATCGGCGGTGTCATCTACTTCCACGGCTGGACCAACAACATCCAGGATCCCCGCCAGATCGCGGAGTTGACGAACGGTGTGCAGCGGGCCTCGCTCGCCCTGCCCACCCCTGTCCCGGCCCTGATCTCCATCGACCAGGAGCACGGGGTCAACGTCCGCATCGGCAGCGGCGCCACCCAGCTGCCGGGCGCGATGGCGCTCGGCGCGGGCCGCTCGCTCTCCGACGCGCGCACCGCCGGACGGATATCGGGCACCGAACTCGCCGCCCTGGGCATCCATCAGAACTTCGCCCCGGTCGCCGACGTCAACGTCAATCCGGCCAACCCCATCATCAACGTCCGCTCCTTCGGCGCCGACGCCCGCGAGGTCGGCCGCATGGTGGCGGCCCAGGTGACGGGCTATCAGCAAGCCGGCGTCGCGGCCTGCGCCAAGCACTTCCCGGGCCACGGGGACACCGGGCAGGACAGCCACACCGACCTGCCCGCGATCACCCACACCCGCGAGGAGTGGGAGCGCATCGACGCCCCGCCCTTCAGGGCCGCCATCGCCGCCGGCGTCGACTCGATCATGACCGCGCACCTCCAGGTCCCCGCGCTCGACCCCAGCAACGAACCGGCCACCCTGTCGCCCACGATCCTCCAGGGCGTGCTGCGCGACGAACTCGGCTTCGACGGCGTGATCGTCACCGACGCCCTCAACATGCACGGCGTGCGCACCAAGTACGGCGACGACCGCGTGCCCGTCCTCGCCCTCAAGGCCGGCGCCGACCAACTGCTGTTCCCGCCGGACATCTCCGTCGCCTACAACGGCGTCCTGGCCGCCGTCCGCAGCGGAGAGATCACCGAGGACCGGCTCGACGAGTCGGTCCTGCGCATCCTGCGGGTCAAGGACAAGGTCGGCCTGCTCGGCGGCAGCCCCTACGTGTCCCCGAAGGAGGTCGACCGGGTCGTCGGCGCCCGCGGGCACCGGCTCGCCGCCGCCCGGATCGCCGAGCGCACCACCACCCTGCTGGTCAACGAGGGCAAGGCGCTCCCGCTGCGCAGCAGGCAGCGGAAGCTGCTCGTGGTCGGCGCCAGCCCGGCCTTCCCGACCGACGACACCCGCACCACGGTGCCCGAGCTGGCCAGGGCGTTCGACGAACTGGGCTACCGCACCACCCACCTCGCCACCGGCCGGGCGCCCGACGCCGCGAAGGTCGACGAGGCCGTGGCCGCCGCCCGGGGACGGGACGCGGTGGTGGTCACCACCGACAACGTCGACGCCACCAGCGCCCAGCGCACCCTGGTGTCCCGGCTGCTCGCGACGGGCGTCCCCGTCGTCCACCTCGCGGTGCGCAACCCCTACGACATCGCCCACCTCGGCGGCGTCCCCGCCTCACTGGTCTCCTACTGCTGGACCGAGGTCGAACTGCGCGCCGCCGCACGGGTGATCGCCGGCCGGGTCGAGCCGCGCGGCAGGCTGCCCGTGCCCGTCCAGCGGGCCGACGACCCGGCCGAGGTCCTCTTCCGCTCCGGGCACGGCCTGTCGTACGCCGACTGA
- a CDS encoding universal stress protein gives MSLHLHLPLVVGVDGSDSSLRAVDWAADEAALRDVPLRVVFASLWERYEGTALAPELGQSSGHVTPEDILAAAVRRARRHHAGLSVTTAVVPEEPEYVLVRESRNASALVVGTRGRSGLAGALLGSVSLAVATHAHCPVVVIRGSHDNRATGGRHDRIVVGVADAPTAALRFAYEEARRRGVPLEAVRAWRCPAHESISHPLLTGEPERPHEERAAKELEAALSDAPADVELRRRTVEGPARRVLLAASEEAGLLVVGRRRPGRSGPRLGRVAHTVLHHSGCPVVVVPDAA, from the coding sequence ATGTCCCTGCACCTGCACCTGCCCCTGGTCGTCGGAGTCGACGGGTCCGATTCCAGCCTGCGGGCCGTCGACTGGGCGGCCGACGAGGCCGCCCTGCGCGACGTGCCCCTGCGCGTGGTGTTCGCCTCCCTGTGGGAACGGTACGAGGGCACCGCGCTCGCGCCGGAACTCGGCCAGTCCTCCGGGCACGTGACCCCCGAGGACATCCTCGCCGCCGCCGTCCGGCGTGCCCGGCGCCACCATGCCGGCCTGTCCGTCACCACCGCGGTCGTGCCCGAGGAACCCGAGTACGTCCTGGTGCGCGAGAGCCGCAACGCCTCCGCCCTGGTCGTCGGTACCCGCGGGCGCAGCGGACTCGCCGGCGCGTTGCTGGGCTCCGTCAGCCTGGCCGTGGCCACCCACGCCCACTGCCCGGTCGTCGTGATCCGAGGCAGCCACGACAACCGGGCCACCGGCGGACGTCACGACCGCATCGTCGTCGGTGTGGCCGACGCGCCGACGGCGGCGCTGCGCTTCGCCTACGAGGAGGCACGGCGGCGCGGCGTCCCGTTGGAGGCGGTACGGGCCTGGCGGTGCCCCGCGCACGAGTCGATCAGCCACCCCCTGCTCACCGGGGAGCCCGAGCGGCCGCACGAGGAACGGGCCGCCAAGGAACTGGAGGCCGCCCTCTCCGACGCCCCGGCGGACGTGGAACTGCGCCGGCGCACCGTGGAGGGCCCTGCCCGCAGGGTGCTTCTCGCCGCCTCGGAGGAGGCCGGCCTCCTGGTCGTCGGCCGACGTCGCCCCGGCCGTTCCGGCCCCCGCCTCGGACGGGTCGCCCACACCGTCCTGCACCACTCCGGCTGCCCGGTCGTGGTCGTACCCGACGCGGCGTGA
- a CDS encoding HAD family hydrolase produces the protein MGTTSLGSWNDGAATRASVDFVTSAAVEGSPGFVAPMDRVAVLGNDGTLWVEKPTPVQRAFVLGKLAARLEADPSPARERPYRAIVDRDESYFRALNEQDPDAVASMVEAIGSAWEGTTLARYEAEAARYLESWRHERSGVPYSGLVHQPVLELFDCLRAYGWRLFVCSGGGRDFMRVICEDTWGLPRENVIGPAPEFAHRDGAPVRRATPHGPVALGPGKPEDVLARTGRLPAFAAGNDDVDVELLRSARFALLVVHDDVVREYACTDCAERARATAERSGWTTVGVKDDWNVVLK, from the coding sequence ATGGGCACGACCTCGCTGGGGAGTTGGAACGACGGTGCCGCGACGCGGGCGAGCGTCGACTTCGTGACGTCCGCGGCGGTGGAAGGCTCGCCGGGCTTCGTCGCGCCGATGGACCGGGTCGCCGTGCTCGGCAACGACGGAACCCTGTGGGTCGAGAAGCCCACGCCGGTGCAGAGGGCGTTCGTCCTCGGGAAACTGGCCGCGCGGCTGGAGGCGGACCCGTCGCCGGCCCGCGAGCGGCCCTACCGGGCGATCGTCGACCGGGACGAGTCGTACTTCCGCGCGCTGAACGAACAGGACCCCGACGCGGTGGCGTCGATGGTGGAGGCCATCGGATCGGCCTGGGAAGGCACCACGCTCGCCCGGTACGAGGCCGAGGCTGCCCGGTACCTGGAGTCCTGGCGCCACGAGCGCTCCGGCGTGCCGTACTCCGGTCTCGTCCACCAGCCGGTGCTGGAGCTGTTCGACTGCCTCAGGGCGTACGGCTGGCGGCTGTTCGTCTGCTCGGGCGGCGGGCGCGACTTCATGCGGGTGATCTGCGAGGACACCTGGGGCCTGCCCAGGGAGAACGTCATCGGCCCGGCCCCGGAGTTCGCCCACCGGGACGGCGCGCCGGTCCGCCGGGCGACCCCGCACGGCCCGGTCGCGCTCGGGCCCGGCAAACCGGAGGACGTCCTCGCCCGCACCGGCCGGCTGCCGGCCTTCGCGGCCGGCAACGACGACGTGGACGTCGAACTGCTCCGGTCCGCGCGGTTCGCCCTGCTCGTCGTCCACGACGACGTCGTCCGGGAGTACGCCTGCACCGACTGCGCGGAGCGGGCACGCGCGACGGCCGAGAGGTCCGGCTGGACGACGGTCGGTGTGAAGGACGACTGGAACGTGGTTCTCAAGTAA
- a CDS encoding DUF1254 domain-containing protein, whose product MQRTAQISPRAMESISTPERVETHLGTLEFPLGVPTEETANRVYDHVGHVRAVSAFLDAYSGVSLWAARRGFLEAGIQDHDVLLFSEFMDPKTLVLTGNADTVYFLTFLDLTEGPLVVEVPPLALCFLNDMWFRWVADPGMAGPDRGAGGKYLFVPPGHEGPVPEGGFFTLRTRTTRLILGGRAFLEGDDPKPAVERVKEGLRLYRYVPGFYGTSIGEIVTGGTAPPLPWTAQTWTAALHRPDPPRFVEGSGLPVNTVPPGDATYFDLASELVHDQPAEALDPEIAGALAAVGIVKGRPFEPDARMREILTEAAAVGNATARTLACRPRPAEGVHYYGASSRWLNGLLVSGHEFLAPPADITDRGVEPRPNDGARKLNLRSWWWYLGVGISPAFTAPLPGVGSQYVFSLADQEGRALDGGRYYRLVLPPDIPAARFWSVTVYDNQTRSMLDTPQRFPRAGSQAYPTPAAVPDADGTTTVHFGPDRPDGVPEGNWIQTTPGRGWFVVLRLYSPLQPFFDKTWRPGEIEAVD is encoded by the coding sequence TTGCAGCGCACCGCACAGATCTCACCCCGGGCCATGGAGTCGATCTCGACTCCCGAGCGGGTCGAGACCCACCTGGGCACTCTGGAATTCCCGCTGGGTGTGCCCACCGAGGAGACCGCGAACCGGGTATACGACCATGTGGGCCACGTGCGCGCGGTCAGCGCGTTCCTCGACGCGTATTCCGGCGTCAGCCTGTGGGCGGCCCGCCGGGGATTCCTGGAGGCCGGAATCCAGGACCACGACGTTCTGCTCTTCTCGGAGTTCATGGATCCCAAGACGCTCGTGCTCACCGGGAACGCGGACACCGTCTACTTCCTGACCTTCCTCGACCTGACCGAGGGCCCGCTGGTGGTGGAAGTGCCGCCCCTGGCCCTCTGTTTCCTCAACGACATGTGGTTCCGCTGGGTCGCGGACCCCGGCATGGCCGGTCCGGATCGCGGAGCAGGCGGCAAGTACCTCTTCGTGCCACCCGGACATGAGGGCCCTGTTCCCGAGGGCGGGTTCTTCACGCTCCGGACCCGCACCACGCGGCTCATCCTGGGCGGTCGGGCCTTCCTGGAGGGCGATGACCCGAAGCCGGCGGTCGAGCGGGTCAAGGAGGGACTGCGTCTCTACCGCTACGTCCCCGGGTTCTACGGGACCAGCATCGGGGAGATCGTCACCGGCGGCACGGCCCCGCCGCTGCCGTGGACCGCTCAGACCTGGACCGCCGCCCTGCACAGGCCCGACCCGCCGCGCTTCGTCGAGGGCTCAGGGCTTCCCGTGAACACGGTCCCGCCCGGGGACGCGACGTACTTCGACCTCGCGAGCGAGCTCGTGCACGACCAGCCGGCCGAGGCGCTCGACCCCGAGATCGCCGGTGCTCTGGCCGCGGTCGGCATTGTCAAGGGCAGGCCCTTCGAGCCGGACGCGCGGATGCGGGAGATCCTCACCGAGGCAGCCGCGGTCGGCAACGCCACGGCCCGCACCCTCGCCTGCCGTCCGCGTCCGGCCGAGGGGGTGCACTACTACGGTGCCTCCTCCCGGTGGCTCAACGGCCTGCTCGTGTCCGGCCACGAGTTCCTGGCCCCGCCCGCGGACATCACCGACAGGGGCGTCGAGCCCCGCCCGAACGACGGCGCCCGGAAACTCAACCTGCGGTCCTGGTGGTGGTACCTGGGCGTGGGCATCAGCCCGGCGTTCACGGCGCCGCTGCCCGGCGTCGGCTCGCAGTACGTGTTCTCCCTGGCGGATCAGGAGGGCCGGGCCCTCGACGGCGGCAGGTACTACCGACTGGTACTTCCGCCGGACATCCCCGCCGCGAGGTTCTGGTCGGTCACCGTCTACGACAACCAGACGCGGTCGATGCTCGACACCCCACAACGGTTCCCACGGGCCGGCAGCCAGGCCTATCCCACCCCGGCAGCGGTCCCCGACGCGGACGGCACGACCACGGTGCACTTCGGGCCCGACCGGCCCGACGGCGTGCCGGAGGGCAACTGGATCCAGACCACGCCGGGCCGGGGATGGTTCGTGGTCCTGCGGCTCTACAGCCCACTGCAGCCGTTCTTCGACAAGACCTGGCGGCCGGGCGAGATCGAGGCGGTGGATTGA
- a CDS encoding DUF1254 domain-containing protein: MPHISDAPSPGTSPETLASIVCPDRLETVFGALDFFDGMPLPDAVTRSYDTLDLLRGIEAFLNCVPGASMVAMRRGLRSIGVDSRTIGYTAPRCTSAPVVLTGNTETTYGMTFLALDEDGPTVIEAPGNSLCVVDDMWQRYVTDMGIAGPDKGEGGRYLFLPPGHEGDVPDGYFVVRPATYGSWVLLRALGGTESLLTARIYPLSAAADRPEQRFVNWAESDFNTVHANDFSFFEEIDTIVQAEPAESLDPERAGQLAALGIVRGKPFQPDDRMRSILDTAARIASGIVRTLAFKPRDPDFFHYPDRSWKTPFPTRSYEFLSAEGARLLDSRAVFYYFATASSPAMVTAPVGTGSQYAYTAEDSTGEWLDGGRHYTLTLPSGIPVKNFWAVNAYDPQTRSLLRTDHPYPSVNSQSEGVRAEGNGDTAIHFGPTAPEGQEANWVQTVPGKGFFVMLRLYGPLDGWFDKSWRPGEIEPA; encoded by the coding sequence GTGCCCCACATCAGTGACGCCCCGAGCCCGGGCACATCACCCGAGACCCTCGCGTCGATCGTCTGCCCGGACCGGCTGGAGACGGTCTTCGGAGCGTTGGACTTCTTCGACGGCATGCCCTTGCCCGACGCGGTCACACGTAGCTACGACACGCTGGATCTGCTGCGCGGGATCGAGGCGTTCCTCAACTGCGTGCCCGGCGCCTCCATGGTGGCGATGCGACGCGGATTGCGGAGCATCGGCGTCGACTCCCGCACGATCGGCTACACGGCCCCGCGATGCACCTCGGCGCCGGTGGTGCTCACGGGCAACACGGAGACCACCTACGGGATGACCTTCCTGGCGCTCGACGAGGACGGTCCCACCGTGATCGAGGCGCCGGGGAACTCGCTGTGCGTCGTCGACGACATGTGGCAGCGCTACGTCACCGACATGGGTATCGCCGGTCCCGACAAGGGAGAAGGAGGCAGGTACCTCTTCCTGCCTCCGGGCCACGAAGGTGACGTTCCCGACGGCTACTTCGTCGTGCGGCCGGCGACGTACGGCTCCTGGGTGCTGCTGCGCGCACTGGGGGGCACGGAGAGCCTGCTCACGGCACGGATCTACCCCCTCTCGGCCGCGGCGGACCGGCCCGAGCAGCGCTTCGTCAACTGGGCGGAATCGGACTTCAACACGGTCCACGCCAACGACTTCTCCTTCTTCGAGGAGATCGACACCATCGTCCAGGCCGAGCCGGCCGAGTCGCTCGACCCCGAGCGAGCCGGGCAGCTCGCCGCCCTCGGCATCGTGCGCGGCAAGCCCTTCCAGCCGGACGACCGTATGCGCTCGATCCTCGACACCGCCGCCAGGATCGCCTCGGGCATCGTACGGACACTGGCCTTCAAGCCACGTGACCCGGACTTCTTCCACTACCCCGACAGGTCGTGGAAGACCCCGTTCCCCACCCGCAGCTACGAGTTCCTGTCGGCGGAGGGCGCCCGCCTGCTGGACTCCCGGGCGGTGTTCTACTACTTCGCGACCGCCTCCTCACCGGCGATGGTGACGGCGCCCGTCGGCACCGGATCGCAGTACGCCTACACGGCGGAGGACTCCACGGGCGAGTGGCTCGACGGCGGACGGCACTACACGCTCACTCTGCCGAGCGGCATCCCGGTGAAGAACTTCTGGGCCGTCAACGCCTACGACCCCCAGACCCGGTCGCTGCTGCGCACGGACCACCCCTACCCGAGCGTCAACAGCCAGTCGGAAGGTGTCCGGGCCGAGGGCAACGGCGACACGGCCATCCACTTCGGTCCCACCGCGCCGGAGGGCCAGGAGGCGAACTGGGTCCAGACCGTACCCGGCAAGGGATTCTTCGTGATGCTGCGGCTCTACGGTCCGCTCGACGGCTGGTTCGACAAGAGCTGGCGGCCGGGCGAGATCGAACCGGCGTGA
- the pflA gene encoding pyruvate formate-lyase-activating protein, translated as MANGIATDIATGTANGAVTGRIHSWDLSTGVDGPGTRFVLFVSGCPLRCLYCANPDTWHMRDGKPATVDEVMAEIEKYRAFITTAGGGVTLTGGEALLQPAFTAAVFRRCKELGLHTALDTSGFLGARATDGLLADTDLVLLDIKSFDATTYRKLTCGELAPTLDFATRLDRLGKRMWIRYVLVPGWTDAPEAIDGLAAFLAGLGSVERVDILPFHKLGAHKYDALGVPFPLRNTPVPDVTLVDRVRGQFRERGLPAH; from the coding sequence ATCGCGAACGGCATTGCGACCGACATTGCGACCGGCACCGCGAACGGCGCGGTCACCGGCCGGATCCACTCCTGGGACCTGTCCACCGGTGTGGACGGTCCCGGGACCCGGTTCGTCCTCTTCGTCAGCGGCTGTCCCCTGCGCTGCCTGTACTGCGCCAACCCGGACACCTGGCACATGAGGGACGGGAAACCGGCCACCGTCGACGAGGTGATGGCCGAGATCGAGAAGTACCGGGCCTTCATCACCACCGCCGGCGGGGGAGTGACCCTCACCGGCGGCGAGGCCCTCCTGCAGCCGGCGTTCACGGCCGCGGTCTTCCGCCGCTGCAAGGAACTCGGTCTGCACACCGCCCTCGACACCTCCGGCTTTCTCGGCGCCCGCGCCACGGACGGACTCCTCGCCGACACCGACCTGGTGCTGCTGGACATCAAGTCCTTCGACGCCACGACGTACCGGAAGCTGACCTGCGGCGAACTCGCCCCCACCCTCGACTTCGCCACCCGTCTCGACCGGCTGGGCAAACGCATGTGGATCAGGTACGTACTGGTGCCCGGCTGGACCGACGCCCCGGAGGCGATCGATGGGCTCGCCGCCTTCCTCGCGGGCCTCGGCAGTGTCGAGCGGGTCGACATCCTGCCGTTCCACAAGCTCGGCGCCCACAAGTACGACGCGTTGGGCGTTCCCTTCCCCCTGCGGAACACGCCGGTCCCCGACGTGACACTGGTGGACCGGGTCCGCGGGCAGTTCCGGGAACGCGGTCTGCCGGCCCACTGA